TAGAAAAATTGCCTGGAGTATCATCAGTGGTCAGAACAGACCGTGCTTACAAATAATATTATTACATGATTATTACATGATAATTACATCAGATAAATTAGAACAAATAGTTTCAGAGGTTAAAACAATTTTTACTTCTCACCTTGAAAAATTTTCACTGCGTAAGACCCCTGAAAGGTATGCTATTCTGGAAGAAATCTACAGAAGAACTGATCATTTTGATGCAGAGGCACTGTATATCCATATGAAAAACCAAAACTACAGAGTAAGCCGTGCCACTGTATACAATACCCTGGAATTGCTTGTCAGTTGTGATCTGATCACCAAACATCAGTTTGGAAAAAACCTGGCCCAATACGAAAAATCATATGGATTTAAACAACACGACCACCTGATATGTATGGATTGCGGGGAAGTGCTGGAATTTTGCGA
The sequence above is drawn from the Saprospiraceae bacterium genome and encodes:
- a CDS encoding transcriptional repressor, with protein sequence MIITSDKLEQIVSEVKTIFTSHLEKFSLRKTPERYAILEEIYRRTDHFDAEALYIHMKNQNYRVSRATVYNTLELLVSCDLITKHQFGKNLAQYEKSYGFKQHDHLICMDCGEVLEFCDPRIQQIKSMMGEILESDIKHHSLNLYGRCKKVVCDNRKD